The following proteins are co-located in the Peromyscus maniculatus bairdii isolate BWxNUB_F1_BW_parent chromosome 23, HU_Pman_BW_mat_3.1, whole genome shotgun sequence genome:
- the LOC102926763 gene encoding LOW QUALITY PROTEIN: 2'-5'-oligoadenylate synthase 1A-like (The sequence of the model RefSeq protein was modified relative to this genomic sequence to represent the inferred CDS: substituted 1 base at 1 genomic stop codon), translated as MAQKLSSTPARELDKFIEDNLLPDTRFRIEVKEAIDIICTFLKERCFXDASHDVRVSKVVKGGSSGKGTALKGRSDADLVVFLTKLTSFEDQLNRRGEFIQEIKEQLYELQRKRPTGVRFEIQSSPWPNPRVLSFKLSSPQLQQEVEFDVLPAYDVLGHVGIYGKPDPEIYRRLIRECTYKNLEGEFSTCFTELQRNFLKHRPTKLKSLIRLVKHWYQLCKEKLGKPLPAQYALELLTVYAWECGSGALEFKTAQGFQTVLELVINYRELQIYWTEYYDFEDQYISNYLHRQLRRARPVILDPADPTGNVAGGNPEAWRRLAGEALAWLDYPCFRNWDGSRVRSWEVPVEVDVLYQQVEVDVLYQQEEEDVPYQQEEEDVPYQQVDENWTCVLL; from the exons ATGGCACAGAAACTCAGCAGCACCCCGGCCAGGGAGCTGGACAAGTTCATAGAGGACAACCTCCTTCCCGACACCAGATTCCGAATAGAGGTCAAAGAGGCCATCGACATCATATGTACATTCCTGAAGGAGAGATGCTTCTGAGATGCCAGCCATGATGTGAGGGTCTCCAAGGTGGTGAAG GGCGGCTCCTCGGGCAAAGGAACTGCTCTCAAGGGCAGGTCGGACGCCGACCTGGTGGTGTTCCTTACCAAACTCACCAGCTTTGAGGATCAGTTAAACCGACGGGGAGAGTTCATCCAGGAAATTAAGGAACAGCTGTATGAGTTGCAGCGTAAGAGACCTACAGGAGTGAGGTTTGAGATCCAGAGTTCACCGTGGCCCAACCCCCGGGTACTCAGCTTCAAACTGAGCTCCCCCCAGCTCCAGCAGGAGGTGGAGTTTGATGTGCTGCCGGCCTATGATGTCCTGG GTCATGTAGGCATCTACGGCAAACCTGACCCTGAAATCTACAGAAGGCTCATCAGAGAGTGCACCTATAAGAATCTGGAGGGCGAGTTCTCCACCTGCttcacagagctccagagaaacttCCTAAAGCATCGTCCAACCAAGCTGAAGAGTCTCATCCGCCTGGTCAAGCACTGGTACCAGCTG TGTAAGGAGAAGCTGGGGAAGCCGCTGCCCGCCCAGTATGCTCTGGAGCTGCTCACAGTCTATGCCTGGGAATGTGGGAGTGGAGCCCTTGAGTTCAAAACAGCCCAGGGCTTCCAGACAGTCTTGGAACTGGTCATCAACTATAGGGAGCTTCAAATCTACTGGACAGAGTATTATGACTTTGAAGACCAATACATCTCCAACTACCTGCACAGACAGCTCAGAAGAGCCAG GCCTGTGATCCTGGACCCTGCTGACCCAACAGGGAACGTGGCTGGTGGGAACCCAGAAGCCTGGCGGCGACTGGCAGGAGAGGCTCTGGCCTGGCTGGATTACCCATGCTTTAGAAATTGGGATGGTTCCCGAGTGCGCTCCTGGGAAGTGCCG GTGGAGGTTGATGTACTGTATCAGCAG GTGGAGGTTGATGTACTGTATCAGCAG gaggaggaagatgtgCCATATCAGCAG gaggaggaggatgtacCATATCAGCAG GTGGATGAGAACTGGACTTGTGTCCTCCTGTGA